A part of Miscanthus floridulus cultivar M001 chromosome 6, ASM1932011v1, whole genome shotgun sequence genomic DNA contains:
- the LOC136456396 gene encoding uncharacterized protein, with protein MLLRLARCRRAPRDRLASYRAAPGPVETSTPASRVTHRPPSLRRVCPAPAPRNYPNCPLRPPHAPPVTPSRPWPAVFVCLACPRNRNAATQTTTPPSLSTSALPLRFPPPPRRLDVPRRRADRRSQRCCARRLVPAASASPVALPRLAAVRGRPRGPMAATADPRAKPPHAASHHLKPWAPPPPPRTHRVASSLPGPGVTGGGAAGDRRRSSSHRRVGAGTVQEELPCDGRIKDLPAKLMGHLRDAADRLHLPPPPPPPSPPKPQQPRPPGPGPEPAAPPLPEPTPSQQQQQEATAARPWNLRDRKCRRPTARGAAAAAAHDASSPAWGEVGGAEKARRSVMPQERAPFAVALTAEEVEEDVYALTGARPRRRPRKRPRVVQRQLDSLFPGLWLTEITADAYKVADE; from the exons ATGTTGCTCCGGCTCGCTCGCTGCCGGCGGGCCCCGCGTGATCGGCTCGCGTCCTACCGGGCAGCTCCTGGTCCCGTGGAAACGTCTACTCCTGCCAGTCGAGTCACCCACCGGCCGCCAAGCCTCCGACGCGTGTGTCCTGCTCCTGCCCCGCGGAATTACCCGAACTGCCCCCTCCGGCCTCCGCACGCCCCACCCGTCACGCCCTCGCGTCCGTGGCCTGCCGTCTTTGTTTGCCTGGCTTGCCCCCGTAACAGAAACGCTGCGACGCAGACGACCACACCACCGTCTCTTTCTACCTCGGCCCTCCCTCTTCGCTTTCCTCCACCGCCGCGCCGCCTCGACGTTCCCCGCCGGCGAGCCGACCGCCGCAGCCAGCGCTGCTGCGCCAGGCGCCTGGTGCCCGCTGCCTCTGCTTCTCCCGTTGCGTTGCCTCGCCTCGCCGCAGTGCGCGGACGGCCGCGAGGACCCATGGCGGCGACCGCGGATCCGAGGGCGAAGCCGCCGCACGCAGCGTCACACCACCTCAAGCCGTgggcgcccccgccgccgcctcgcaCCCACCGCGTGGCTTCTTCCCTCCCGGGCCCGGGAGTAACCGGGGGAGGCGCCGCGGGCGATCGGCGCCGCTCCTCGTCGCACCGACGTGTCGGCGCCGGCACCGTGCAGGAGGAGCTGCCGTGTGACGGCCGGATAAAAGATCTCCCTGCCAAGCTCATGGGCCACCTCCGCGACGCGGCCGACCGCCTCCATctgccgcccccgcccccgcccccgtcgCCGCCTAAGCCGCAGCAGCCCCGGCCGCCGGGACCAGGTCCCGAGCCGGCAGCGCCACCGCTTCCAGAGCCGACGCcgtcacagcagcagcagcaggaggctaCGGCCGCCAGGCCGTGGAACCTGCGTGACCGCAAGTGCCGCCGACCAACGGCACGCGgggcggcagcggcagccgcACACGACGCGTCGTCGCCGGCGTGGGGGGAGGTCGGCGGGGCGGAGAAGGCGCGGCGCTCCGTCATGCCCCAGGAGCGCGCGCCGTTCGCGGTGGCGCTGACGgccgaggaggtggaggaggacgtGTACGCGCTGACCGGCgcccggccgcggcggcggccccgGAAGCGTCCTCGCGTCGTGCAGCGGCAGCTCGAT TCGCTGTTCCCCGGGCTGTGGCTGACAGAGATCACCGCCGACGCCTACAAGGTCGCCGACGAGTAG